A window of Plantibacter sp. PA-3-X8 genomic DNA:
TCACCGAGATGGAAGCGCGCAAGGTCCTCGGCTCGTTCCTGTTCACCGGCGACGACTCCAACAAGCTCGCGGGCGTGCTGTCCGGTGGCGAGAAGACGAGACTCGCTCTCGCGATGATCGTCGTCTCGGGCGCGAACATGCTCCTCCTCGACGAACCGACCAACAACCTCGACCCGGCCAGCCGTCTGGAGATCCTCGACGCGCTCGCCCACTACGAGGGTGCCGTTGTGCTCGTGAGTCACGATGAGGGCGCCGTCGAGGCGCTCAACCCCGAGCGGGTGCTCATCCTGCCCGACGGCGTCGAGGACCACTGGAACAAGGACTACCAGGACCTCGTCAGCCTGGCCTAGCGCGCCAGCGGGCCAGCGCGCCCCGTCCGTCGACGGCTCGGGGCGGTCGGGTCAGCGACTCGCTTCGAGGATCTCATCCTCGATGTCGGCGTCGGACCGTGCCTTCGCGGCGAGCCGTTCGGCGCGCGCAGCCGCACGCCGCTGCTCCTTCGGGTCGTCGGAGTTCAGGATGCGGTACTCCTGACGGATGGCATAGGCGAGGAAGATGAAGCCCATCAGCGCGAAGACCACCCATTGCAGCGCGTACGAGAGGTGCATCCCCTCGTTCGGCTCGGGCTTGATCGGACCGAGCGGTGCCGCCTCGGCAGGCGCCGGGCTCTCCGAGAGGAGCATGCCGTACGCACCGGAGTAGAGCGTCTCGCCGCGGAGTTCGGCGATCTGCGGGAGGTTGATCGTGGCCACCTGGCCGTCGGCGGCCCCGCGGCCCGGGAGCGTCGGTTCGCCGGGTCGGATGCGGACGACGACCGAGACCTCACCGCTCGGAGGGGCCGGGACCGACTCGGGTGCTTCGAGTGAATCGTTCGCAGCGACCCAGCCACGGTCGACGATGAACACGTCTCCGTTGGCAAGTCGGAGCGGCGTGAGGACGTTGAAGCCCGCCTGGTTGTTCCGGGGACGGTTCCGGACCAGCAGCTGTTCGTCAGGCAGGTAGGTGCCACTCATCGACACCGGGTGCCATTCGTCGGCCACGCTGAAGGAGTCCAGCGACGGCAGCGCTTCGTCGAGCGGGATCGGGGTCGCGTCCCAATTGGTCTCGATGCGCTGGACCTCCTCCTCCTTCTCGCTCGCGCGGGCGAGCTGCCAGTTGGAGAGGAGGACGCACACGATCGCGAACACGATCGCGACGCCGAGGTAGCCGAGCCAACGGCGGCTGAAGGCGAACCGCCAGCCCGCGCTCATGAGCCGACCGCCGACGCCAGCGGACGCCGCTCGAGCGGGAAGGAGCGGGCCTCGAGGAAGGCTTCCAAGAAGTCGACGTGTTCGTCGCAGGCGGTCCAGACCTTCACGCGGTCCTCCGCGTGGATCTTCGGATTGCGCCACTCGATCCGCCAGCTCGCCGCCGCGCGGCAGCCGGCCCGGGAGCAGATCACGCCGTCGGGCTCAGCACCGAACCCGATCATGCCTGGTCGGCCGGACGAGGCGGAACCGAGTCGTCGACGATGATCGGCCGCTGGGACACGACGACACCGGTGGGGCGCTCGATGGCCCCCTGCGACGGCAGCGACCCGGCGTTCGCGATGATGACGGCGACGTACGGCAGGAAGATGGCACCGGCTGCGACCGCGAACATCCAACCGCCCTGGACGAACGGGAGCGCAGCGAGGCAAAGCAACCGGACACCCATGGTGATCGAGTACTTGATGAGCCGCTGCCGGCGCTCTTGTTCGGGAGCCGGTGGGAGGGAGGTGATGCTCTGCTGCTTCATGCCATGACCAGCCTACGCGCTCGGCGGGTGGGCGAAGCCCCCAAATCACCGGGAGAAAGGGAGTACCCCCATATGCTGGTACGGGCCCGCGGCCGGAACGTCGCGCGCCCCGACGGCCGCCGCACGAGTCGGCCGGTATCGCCGCAGGAGAGGAATCGACCATGACCGCACCACGCACCGTACTCGTCACCGGAGGCAACCGGGGGATCGGCTTCGCCATCGCCGAGGAGTTCGTCGCGCAGGGTCACCGCGTCGCCGTCACCGCACGATCCGGCGAGGGCCCCGCTGGCACGTTGACCGTCCGCGCGGACGTCACCGACGCCGCCTCCGTCGACGCGGCGTTCAACGAGATCGAGTCGGAGCTCGGGCCGGTCGAGGTGCTCGTCGCGAATGCGGGCATCACGAAGGACACCTTGCTCATGCGGATGAGCGAAGACGACTTCGACCAGGTGGTCGACACGAACCTCGGCGGCTCCTTCCGCGTCGTCAAGCGCGCGTCCAAGGGCATGCTCAAGGCACGCTTTGGACGCATCGTGCTCATCTCCAGCGTCGTGGGTCTCTACGGGTCCGCCGGCCAGGTCAACTACGCGGCCTCGAAGAGCGGCCTCATCGGCATGGCGCGATCCATCACCCGCGAGCTCGGTGCACGTGGGATCACGGCGAACGTGATCGCCCCGGGGTTCATCGAGACCGACATGACCGCCGAACTGCCCGCCGAGACCCAGGCCGAGTACAAGAAGAGCATCCCGGCAGCGCGTTTCGCGAGTGCGAACGAGGTCGCGAAGGTCGTCACGTGGATCGCCGGTGACGACGCGGGCTACATCTCCGGCGCCGTCATCCCGGTCGACGGCGGCCTCGGCATGGGTCACTGACCCGGGCAGCACCGCACCGAGCAGAACCCGACCTCGGGCGCTGACCCCGACGCGCGGATCAGAGCCCGAGGAGCGGGAGGACGCCGGCGAGGTCGACCCGCCCGGCGACGACGTCGGCATGGCGGCGGACGATCGGCTTCGCGTTGAACGCGACCGAGAGCCCGGCGACGGCCATCATCTCGAGGTCGTTGGCTCCGTCGCCGATCGCGATCGTCCGTCCCAACGGCACGCCGTCCTCGTCGGCCCACTCCTGCAGTGCGGCCGCCTTCGCCGCCGCGTCGATGATGGGACCGCTGAGGCCTCCCGTCAACCGACCGTCGGCGGTCTCGAGGCGGTTCGCCCGCACATGGTCGAGGCCGAGTACCTCCGCGAGCGGGTCGAGCAGTTCATGGAACCCGCCGGACACGACACCGATCCGTGACCCGTGCGCATGCAGCCGGCCGATCAGCGTCTCCAGGCCGGCCGTCGTCCGGATCCGTTCGGCGATCACCGGGATCCGGTCGACGGGCAGGCCCGCGAGCGTCGCGACCCGGGCCCGGAGGCTGTCGGCGAAGTCGAGGTCACCGCGCATGGCGCGCTCGGTGATGGCGGCGACCTCAGGAAGGCTGCCGACCTCCTCGGCGAGCAGCTCGATCACCTCGTTCTGGATGAGCGTCGAGTCGGCGTCGAGGACCGCGAGGAACCGGACGCCTCGTCCGGCCTGTGGGGGGAGTGCTGCCTCGGGATCCGCCACTGCCGAACGCTCGGTACTCATGGAACGACGCGTACTCCCTTGCCAACCACGGTGAGACCGGATTCGGTGACGGTGAAACCGCGAGCGCGGTCACGGTCGTGGTCGACACCGACGCTCGCGCCGGAGGTGACCACCACATCCTTGTCCAGGATAGCCCGCTTGACGACGGCGTCCGGTTCGATGTGGACCTTGTCGAACACGACCGAGTCGGAGACGTGGGCGCCGGATTCCACGAGCGCCCATGGCCCGAGGACACTGCGCTCGATGTGGGCACCGGACAGCAGCGAACCGAGGGAGACGATCGAGTCGATGGTCTGGCCGAGGTTGCCCTTCGCGTCCCGCACGAACTTCGCCGGCGGCGAGTTCAGCTGCGAACTGAAGATCGGCCAGTCGCGGTTGTACAGGTTGAAGATCGGCAGCGTCGAGATGAGGTCCTGGTGGGCCTCGTAGAACGACTCGATCGTCCCCACGTCGCGCCAGTAGTAGCGATCGCGATCCGTTGAGCCGGGCACGTCGTTCCGCTGGAGGTCGTAGACGCCGGCCTCACCGCGGTCGACGAAGTACGGGACGATGTCGCCACCCATGTCGTGGTTCGAGCTCGTCACCTCACCGTCGTCGATGACCGCCTGCATGAGTGCGTCGGCGTCGAAGACGTAGTTGCCCATCGAGGCGAGCACCTCGCCGGGGGAGTCGGGCAGGCCCGGCGCGTCGAGCGGCTTCTCGAGGAAGCGGGCGATGGTCGTCGGGTCGTCCGCGTCGACGTCGATGACGCCGAACTGGTCGGCGAGGGAGATGGGCTGACGGATCGCGGCGACCGTCGCCTTCTTGCCCGAGGCGATGTGCGCCTCGATCATCTGCGCAAAGTCCATGCGGTAGACGTGGTCGGCGCCGACGACCACGACGATGTCGGGCTTCTCGTCGCGGATCAGGTTGAGGCTCTGCAGGATCGCGTCGGCGGATCCGCTGAACCAGCGCTTCCCGAGACGCTGCTGCGCCGGCACGGACGCGACATAGGAGTCGAGCAGGCCGGACAACCGCCAGGTCTGCGAGACGTGGCGGTCGAGGCTGTGGGACTTGTACTGGGTGAGGACGACGATCTGGGTGAGTCCGGAGTTGATGAGGTTCGACAGCGCGAAATCGATCAGGCGGTACTGCCCGCCGAACGGTACGGCCGGTTTCGCGCGGTCTGCGGTCAGCGGCATCAACCGCTTCCCTTCCCCACCAGCGAGGACGATTCCGAAGATCTTCTTTGAGGCGGCCATGGCTTCACAATAGATGCCGGACGAGACCTGTACTAGCGTCTAGACATGCGAGTTGATCTTGTGACAAAGGAGTACCCGCCGGAGATCTATGGCGGCGCAGGCGTCCACGTGTCGGAGCTGGTGAAATCCCTCCGTAGCGACATCGACGTGACCGTGCGCTGCTTCGGCGCTCCGCGCGACGAGGCCGACACCGTCGCGTACGGTGTCCCGGCCGAGCTCCAGGGGGCGAACGGCGCCCTAACGACCCTCGGGACGGACCTCCTGATCGCCCAGGACGTCGCCGGGGCCGACCTCGTGCACTCGCACACCTGGTACGCGAACGGCGCCGGTCACCTCGCGTCACTGCTGCACGGCATCCCGCACGTCGTGACCGCGCACAGTCTGGAGCCGCTCCGCCCGTGGAAGGCCGAGCAGCTCGGCGGCGGGTACCGCGTGTCCAGCTGGATCGAGCAGTCCGCCTACGAAGGCGCCGCGGCCGTCGTCGCGGTCAGCGACGGCATGCGTCGCGACATCCTGCGGTCGTACCCGAGCCTCGACCCGGCCAAGGTGCAGGTCATCTACAACGGCATCGACCTGACCGACTGGCAGCCACGCGTGGACGACGAGCTGCTGCGGTCCCTCGGCATCGACCCGTCCCGTCCCTCCGTCGTCTTCGTCGGTCGGATCACCCGTCAGAAGGGGCTGCCGTACCTGCTCCGCGCGGCCCGACTGCTGCCGCCCGACGTGCAGCTCATCCTGTGTGCCGGCGCTCCCGACACCCCGGAGATCCTCGCCGAGGTCAAGGGGCTCGTCGAGGAGCTGCAGCGCGAGCGCACCGGGGTGGTGTGGATCGAACGACTGCTCCCGCGTCACGAGTTGTGCACCGTCCTCACCGCCGCCACGACCTTCGTGTGCCCGTCGATCTACGAGCCACTCGGCATCGTCAACCTCGAGGCGATGGCCTGCGGTGCCGCCGTGGTCGGGACGGGGACCGGCGGCATCCCGGAGGTCGTGCAGGACGGTGTGACCGGCAGGATCGTCCCGCTCGCGCAGGCCTCCGACGGCACCGGCACCCCGCTCGACCCGGAACGCTTCGTCGCCGACCTCGCCGCCACCCTCACCGAGGTCGTCCAGGATCCCGCCCAGGCGAGGGCGTACGGGGCCGCTGGTCGCCGACGCGCGGAGTCCGACTTCAGCTGGTCGCGCATCGCCACCCAGACGGCGGAGCTGTACCGCAGCCTGGTCTGAACCACTTGCGGACACCTCGGAGGACGGCGACGCGCGACGAGTCTTGGCGGATAGGCTAGGACCATGCCGAGCGTGTTGCAGTTCTCCGATGTGTCCGTCGTCCGTAACCTCAACCCCATCCTCGATGGCGTCGACTGGACGGTGACGGGCGACCAGCGATGGATCGTCCTCGGCCCGAACGGCGCCGGCAAGACGACGCTCCTGCAGCTCGCGGCGACGCTCATCCACCCCTCGAAGGGCACGGTCTCCGTGCTCGACGAGACGCTCGGCCGGGTCGACGTCTTCGAACTGCGCCCGCGCATCGGCTTCGCGTCCTCCGCCCTCGCGAAGCGGGTGCCGCCGGAGGAGACCGTCCTGGACGTCGTGCTCACGGCGGCCTACTCGGTCACCGGGCGCTGGGTCGAGCAGTACGAGGACATCGACGTGAAGCGCGCGTCGCGGGTCCTCGCGGAGTGGAAGCTCGACCACCTCGCCGACCGCCGCTTCGGCACGCTCAGCGACGGCGAGCAGAAGCGCGTGCAGATCGCGCGGGCCATCATGACCGACCCCGAACTCCTCCTGCTCGACGAGCCGGCAGCGAGCCTCGACCTCGGCACGCGCGAGGAGCTCGTCGAGCTGCTCGGCGGCTACGCGAGCGCCGACGACTCACCGGCGATCATCATGGTGACCCACCACGTCGAAGAGATCCCCGTCGGGTTCACCCACGTCCTGCTCGTTCGCGACGGCGGCATCGTCGCCGCCGGTCCGATCGCCGAGACACTCACGGCCGAGCACCTCAGCGAGACCTTCGACCTCCCGATCGAGCTGAGCGAGGAGGACGGCCGGTTCCACGCCCGCTCCGTCCGCGCCGGACGCTCGGCCGTCGCCCCCTCCTGACCGCCACGCCTCGGCGAGTCGTCCTCGGCTGGCGAGCAGATGCGCGCCGAGTCTGGTAAAGTCGACCTTTGGCTCGCGGAGCCAAGAGCTTTCTGCCTCGTGCCTGGAGTTCCGAGCGCGGGTACTACCCACACCATCCACTCAACAAGGACTGCTGATGAAATCTGACATCCACCCCACGTACGAAGCCGTCGTCTTCCGCGACCTCGCCTCCGGCGCGACGTTCCTCACGCGCTCGACGGTCTCGTCGGGCAAGACGATCGACCTCGACGGCGTCACCTACCCGGTGATCGACGTGGAGATCTCGTCCGAGTCGCACCCGTTCTACACGGGTAAGCAGCGCATCATGGACTCCGCCGGTCGCGTCGAGAAGTTCAACCAGCGCTTCAAGGGCTTCGGCAAGTAGTCCTTCCGCTGGAATACACGAACGCCCCGATCCTCGGATCGGGGCGTTCGTCGTCGTGGCGAGCCGTACGGCTCAGATGCCGATGGGCAGCTGGTCCGCTGGGACGATGATCGGTGCCTCGGGTCGGGCGGCAGGGCGTCCGGTGCGGATGGGCCAGGCACCGTCGGCGATGAACTCGGGATCGCGCACGCGGCGCATGTAGGACTGGAAGCTCTCCGCCTGCTCGAGCGACCAGGTCCGCTGGGCCTCGTGCAACTCGTCGACGCTCGTCGGCAGGGCGTCGGCATGAAGCCGACCGATGGCCTGAGCGACGCGTCCGGCGGCGACGGCGTCCACCCCCGCGTCGTGCGCACCCTCGAGCGGAACGCCGTGTAGGGCGGCGACGACCTCGAGCGTCCGCTTGCCGCGCCGGAAGGTGTCGAGCCGCCGGTCGAGGATCAGCGGGTCGACGACGGGGGACGGGTCGTCGATCGAGGTCACCCCGTGTCGCTCCGCCTCGAAGTGCAGGAGGGAGAAGTCGTAGGGCGCGTTGTAGGCGACCACCGGGGTCCGTGCGGCGAACAGCTCGGTGAGGACGGCGACGATCTCGCCGACGACGGCCGGTGCCGGACGCCCCTCCGCCCGGGCCCGCTCCGTCGTGACGCCGTGGATCTCGGCGGCGCGAGGGGGGATCTCGACCCCGGGGTCGGCCATCCACGACCACGAGCGTTCGACCGAACCGTCCGCGGTGATGACACCGACGAAGGCGGTCACGATGCGACTCGTCTCCACCTCGATGCCCGTCGTCTCGAGATCGAAGACCGCCAGGCGGTCCGTCCAGTGGGGATTCGCGTCGACCGTGTTCACGCCTTCACCCTATGACGCACCTCCGACAGGGTCCTGTGCCACGCCGGGGCGGCACGGTCCGCGTCATCGGGTGAACGCAGAGCCGGACTGCCTAGACTGAGTGGATGCCCGTCGAATCACCGTACGCCGACCAGCTCGACCGCATCCCCGTCCGGGAGCGCTCGCTCATCGTGGACGGAGCCGAGACGCGGTTCTGGGACTACGGCGACCACGAGGCGTCGACGACGATCGTCATGGTGCACGGGTTCCGGGGCGACCACCACGGCCTCGAACCGGTCGTCGCGCAGCTCTCCGGGTTCCGGATCATCGCTCCGGACCTCCCCGGCTTCGGCAGCTCGGCACCCTTCCCCGAGGCCACCCACTCCGTGGAGGGGTACGCCGCCTGGCTGGGACGGTTCATCGAGGAGCTGCACCTGACCGGCCGTGTCGTCCTGCTCGGGCACTCGTTCGGCTCGATCGTGTCGAGCGCCGCCGTCGCCGGGGGACTCCGACCGGACGACCTCGTCCTCGTGAACCCGATCGCCGCCCCCGCGCTCCAGGGCCCTCGAGGTGTCCTGACGAGGCTCGCGGTCTTCTACTACTGGTCGTCCGCGAAGCTCCCGAAACGCCTGGGATTCGCCTTCCTCCGGAACAAGGGCGTCGTGCGCATCATGAGCGTCGCGATGTCGAAGACCAAGGACCCCACGCTCCGTCGGTGGATCCACGCCCAGCACGACCAGTACTTCAGCGCCTTCGCCGACCGGGAGGTCGTCCTCGAGTCGTTCACCGCCTCGGTCAGCCACGACGTCAGCGAGTACGCCGACCGCATCCCCAGCCGCACGCTGCTCATCGCAGCCGAGCGTGACGACATCACGCCCGTGGCCGCGCAGTACGCGCTCGCGAAGCGGTTCGCCGACGCGCAGCTGCACGTCATCCCGGGCGTCGGACACCTCATCCACTACGAGGAGCCGCACGACGCGGCGCAGCGCCTCACCGCGTTCCTCGCGGACGACCGCACCGACGCCTGAGGCGTCAGGCGTCGGTCGCCTCCTGCGAGACGACGCTCGTGAATGCGGACGGGACCAGGCGGGCGGCGATCCCGGTGAGCGTCTCACTGGCACCAGCGTCGAGCTTCACGTCCGCGCGGCCGTCCGCCTTCGTGACGCCGCGGTTGATGACGACGATCGGCAACCGCTTCCGGCGGGCGAGTTCGAGGAGCCGGATCCCCGAGTTGACCACGAGCGACGACCCGGCGATCACGAGTGCGTCGGCGCCGCGCACGAGTGCTGCCGCCTCGGCGTACTTCTCCGTCGGAATGAATTCGCCGAAGAAGACCACGTCCGGCTTCAACATGCCGCCGCAGACCGTGCACACGGGGACGACGATCTCGTCCACGCGCCCGACCTCGGCGTCACCGTCCGGGTTGATCGTCACGTCCGTCTCGGTGTCGAGCCAGGGGTTCAGGGCCGTCATGCGCTCCGCGATGCTCGACCTGGCGTAGCTCTGACCGCAGGAGAGACAGCTGACGCGGTCCATCGACCCGTGCAGGTCGACCACTCGGCGCGAGCCGGCCCTGACGTGGAGGCCGTCGACGTTCTGCGTGATGACGCCGTCGGCGATGCCGGCCTCCTCGAGGAGCGCGATCGCCCGGTGGCCGGCGTTCGGGCGAGCTCCGTCGAACCGCTTCCACCCGAGGTGGCTGCCGGCCCAGTAGCGTTTGCGCGCGGCGTCGTCATTGGACAGGAACTGGTCGACCGTCATGGGGGTCCGCACCGGAGCGCCCTGGCCCCGGTAGTCGGGGATGCCGGAGTCCGTGCTCACGCCGGCCCCGGTGAGGAAGGCGACACGGCGGTCCGTGAGCAGCTCGATCGCCCGTTCGAGCCCGGCCTCGGCCGTCTCGTCAGCGGGATCCCCTGCTGCGATCAGCGTGCTCATGCCTGCTCCGTCCATCCGTCCGCGATGATCGGAGTGCTCCGGGCCATCGCTTCCCCTGAGTCTAAACGGCCTCGTTTTCGATCGTGTTCCCACTCTGGCAAGGTGGAGGTCGAACATCGCGTCGAGAGGACGTCTCCCATGCAGGTCATCCGGATCACCGATCTCGACGACGGACGACTCGACGACTACGCGCGACTGACGGACGTCGCCTTACGCCGGGTGTCCGAACCCGCGGGTGGCCTGTACATCGCCGAGTCGACGAAGGTCATGGAACGTGCGCTGCGCGCCGGCCACCGACCACGATCCGTCCTGCTGCAGGAGAAGTGGCTCGAGGACGTCTCCCCTCTCCTCGAGGACCACGACGTCCCGGTCTTCGTCGGCGAGCCCGCACTCCTCGAGCAGCTGACGGGCTTCCACCTGCACCGGGGGGCGCTTGCGGCGATGCACCGCCCACCGCTCGCCGGCCCCGCCGAACTCCTCGCCGACGCCCGCCGGGTGGTCATCCTCGAGGACATCGTCGACCACACCAATGTCGGTGCCATCTTCCGCTCCGTCGCCGGCCTCGGTGCCGACGCGGTCCTGATCACCCCGCGCTGCGCCGACCCGCTGTACCGTCGAAGCGTCCGCGTCAGCATGGGCACGGTCCTGCAGGTGCCGTGGACCCGCCTGCCGGAATGGGACGTCGCTTCCGGCGTCCTGCGGGATGCCGGCTTCGAGACGGCCGCCCTCGCCTTGGCCGACGACGCCGTGGACCTCGACACCTATGCTCGAACCGCGCCGGAACGGCTCGCCATCGTGCTCGGCGCCGAGGGCGACGGTCTGAGCGCCTCGGCCCTCGCCGCCG
This region includes:
- a CDS encoding Sir2 family NAD-dependent protein deacetylase, whose translation is MSTLIAAGDPADETAEAGLERAIELLTDRRVAFLTGAGVSTDSGIPDYRGQGAPVRTPMTVDQFLSNDDAARKRYWAGSHLGWKRFDGARPNAGHRAIALLEEAGIADGVITQNVDGLHVRAGSRRVVDLHGSMDRVSCLSCGQSYARSSIAERMTALNPWLDTETDVTINPDGDAEVGRVDEIVVPVCTVCGGMLKPDVVFFGEFIPTEKYAEAAALVRGADALVIAGSSLVVNSGIRLLELARRKRLPIVVINRGVTKADGRADVKLDAGASETLTGIAARLVPSAFTSVVSQEATDA
- a CDS encoding DUF3099 domain-containing protein is translated as MKQQSITSLPPAPEQERRQRLIKYSITMGVRLLCLAALPFVQGGWMFAVAAGAIFLPYVAVIIANAGSLPSQGAIERPTGVVVSQRPIIVDDSVPPRPADQA
- a CDS encoding ABC transporter ATP-binding protein — its product is MPSVLQFSDVSVVRNLNPILDGVDWTVTGDQRWIVLGPNGAGKTTLLQLAATLIHPSKGTVSVLDETLGRVDVFELRPRIGFASSALAKRVPPEETVLDVVLTAAYSVTGRWVEQYEDIDVKRASRVLAEWKLDHLADRRFGTLSDGEQKRVQIARAIMTDPELLLLDEPAASLDLGTREELVELLGGYASADDSPAIIMVTHHVEEIPVGFTHVLLVRDGGIVAAGPIAETLTAEHLSETFDLPIELSEEDGRFHARSVRAGRSAVAPS
- the serB gene encoding phosphoserine phosphatase SerB, translated to MSTERSAVADPEAALPPQAGRGVRFLAVLDADSTLIQNEVIELLAEEVGSLPEVAAITERAMRGDLDFADSLRARVATLAGLPVDRIPVIAERIRTTAGLETLIGRLHAHGSRIGVVSGGFHELLDPLAEVLGLDHVRANRLETADGRLTGGLSGPIIDAAAKAAALQEWADEDGVPLGRTIAIGDGANDLEMMAVAGLSVAFNAKPIVRRHADVVAGRVDLAGVLPLLGL
- a CDS encoding alpha/beta fold hydrolase, translated to MPVESPYADQLDRIPVRERSLIVDGAETRFWDYGDHEASTTIVMVHGFRGDHHGLEPVVAQLSGFRIIAPDLPGFGSSAPFPEATHSVEGYAAWLGRFIEELHLTGRVVLLGHSFGSIVSSAAVAGGLRPDDLVLVNPIAAPALQGPRGVLTRLAVFYYWSSAKLPKRLGFAFLRNKGVVRIMSVAMSKTKDPTLRRWIHAQHDQYFSAFADREVVLESFTASVSHDVSEYADRIPSRTLLIAAERDDITPVAAQYALAKRFADAQLHVIPGVGHLIHYEEPHDAAQRLTAFLADDRTDA
- a CDS encoding RNA methyltransferase, with protein sequence MQVIRITDLDDGRLDDYARLTDVALRRVSEPAGGLYIAESTKVMERALRAGHRPRSVLLQEKWLEDVSPLLEDHDVPVFVGEPALLEQLTGFHLHRGALAAMHRPPLAGPAELLADARRVVILEDIVDHTNVGAIFRSVAGLGADAVLITPRCADPLYRRSVRVSMGTVLQVPWTRLPEWDVASGVLRDAGFETAALALADDAVDLDTYARTAPERLAIVLGAEGDGLSASALAAADTIVTIPMLHGVDSLNVASASAVALWELRVR
- a CDS encoding SURF1 family protein, which produces MSAGWRFAFSRRWLGYLGVAIVFAIVCVLLSNWQLARASEKEEEVQRIETNWDATPIPLDEALPSLDSFSVADEWHPVSMSGTYLPDEQLLVRNRPRNNQAGFNVLTPLRLANGDVFIVDRGWVAANDSLEAPESVPAPPSGEVSVVVRIRPGEPTLPGRGAADGQVATINLPQIAELRGETLYSGAYGMLLSESPAPAEAAPLGPIKPEPNEGMHLSYALQWVVFALMGFIFLAYAIRQEYRILNSDDPKEQRRAAARAERLAAKARSDADIEDEILEASR
- a CDS encoding 3'-5' exonuclease — its product is MNTVDANPHWTDRLAVFDLETTGIEVETSRIVTAFVGVITADGSVERSWSWMADPGVEIPPRAAEIHGVTTERARAEGRPAPAVVGEIVAVLTELFAARTPVVAYNAPYDFSLLHFEAERHGVTSIDDPSPVVDPLILDRRLDTFRRGKRTLEVVAALHGVPLEGAHDAGVDAVAAGRVAQAIGRLHADALPTSVDELHEAQRTWSLEQAESFQSYMRRVRDPEFIADGAWPIRTGRPAARPEAPIIVPADQLPIGI
- a CDS encoding type B 50S ribosomal protein L31, which translates into the protein MKSDIHPTYEAVVFRDLASGATFLTRSTVSSGKTIDLDGVTYPVIDVEISSESHPFYTGKQRIMDSAGRVEKFNQRFKGFGK
- the fabG gene encoding 3-oxoacyl-ACP reductase FabG, with protein sequence MTAPRTVLVTGGNRGIGFAIAEEFVAQGHRVAVTARSGEGPAGTLTVRADVTDAASVDAAFNEIESELGPVEVLVANAGITKDTLLMRMSEDDFDQVVDTNLGGSFRVVKRASKGMLKARFGRIVLISSVVGLYGSAGQVNYAASKSGLIGMARSITRELGARGITANVIAPGFIETDMTAELPAETQAEYKKSIPAARFASANEVAKVVTWIAGDDAGYISGAVIPVDGGLGMGH
- the glgA gene encoding glycogen synthase produces the protein MRVDLVTKEYPPEIYGGAGVHVSELVKSLRSDIDVTVRCFGAPRDEADTVAYGVPAELQGANGALTTLGTDLLIAQDVAGADLVHSHTWYANGAGHLASLLHGIPHVVTAHSLEPLRPWKAEQLGGGYRVSSWIEQSAYEGAAAVVAVSDGMRRDILRSYPSLDPAKVQVIYNGIDLTDWQPRVDDELLRSLGIDPSRPSVVFVGRITRQKGLPYLLRAARLLPPDVQLILCAGAPDTPEILAEVKGLVEELQRERTGVVWIERLLPRHELCTVLTAATTFVCPSIYEPLGIVNLEAMACGAAVVGTGTGGIPEVVQDGVTGRIVPLAQASDGTGTPLDPERFVADLAATLTEVVQDPAQARAYGAAGRRRAESDFSWSRIATQTAELYRSLV
- a CDS encoding glucose-1-phosphate adenylyltransferase is translated as MAASKKIFGIVLAGGEGKRLMPLTADRAKPAVPFGGQYRLIDFALSNLINSGLTQIVVLTQYKSHSLDRHVSQTWRLSGLLDSYVASVPAQQRLGKRWFSGSADAILQSLNLIRDEKPDIVVVVGADHVYRMDFAQMIEAHIASGKKATVAAIRQPISLADQFGVIDVDADDPTTIARFLEKPLDAPGLPDSPGEVLASMGNYVFDADALMQAVIDDGEVTSSNHDMGGDIVPYFVDRGEAGVYDLQRNDVPGSTDRDRYYWRDVGTIESFYEAHQDLISTLPIFNLYNRDWPIFSSQLNSPPAKFVRDAKGNLGQTIDSIVSLGSLLSGAHIERSVLGPWALVESGAHVSDSVVFDKVHIEPDAVVKRAILDKDVVVTSGASVGVDHDRDRARGFTVTESGLTVVGKGVRVVP